AGCACAGGGGCTGGTTCCAGGCGAGTCTATTGGAGTCGTGTGGAACGAGAGGTAGAGCTCCCTACAAATCCGTTCTCACCCACGGCTTCACCCTCGACGAGAAGGGAAGGAAGATGAGCAAGTCCGTTGGAAACGTAGTATCTCCATTGGACGTTACAAAGAGGTACGGAGCTGAAATTCTGAGGCTGTGGGTTGCAAGTGAGAACTTTACAGAGGATGTGAGGATTTCTGACAACATACTCAAAAAGGTGAGTGAGGTTTACAAGAAGATAAGGAACACTCTCAGATTTATGATTGGAAACTTGAAGGACTTTACACCCAACAGAGCTCTCCCCTACGATGAGCTATCGGAAATAGACAAGTGGGCACTCAATAGGTTCTACCAACTTAGGAACGAAATTGTTGAGAATTACAACAGTTACAGGTTCAACAGAATATTCAGAAAACTCTACGAGTACTGTTCAATTGAGCTTAGCTCAATCTATTTGGACATAAGTAAGGATACACTCTACTGTGAGCACCCTGATTCGAAAAAGAGGAGGAGCTCCCAGACGGCTATCTACACAATTCTCTACGGTCTAAATACACTCATCGCTCCGATACTCTCCTTTACTGCAGAGGAGGTTTACAGGTACATACCGGGAGCAGACAAGGAGTCTGTCTTCCTGGAGGAATTCCCTCCTGCCTGTGATGATTTTGATTCAGAGATTTTAGATAGGTGGAATAGACTGATAAAAGTCAAGGGAGTTGTGAATAAAGCCCTCGAGAGAGCGAGGAAGGAAGGAGTTATAAGCCACTCCTTAGAGGCCTCTGTCGATGTCTTTGCAGAGGGTGAAATTTACGAGCTTTTAAAGAGATATGAAAAGGAGCTACCTTTTATATTCATTACCTCACAGGCTATCGTTAGGCCTATAAGTGAAGCTCCTGAGGACGCAGTTTCAGATGAGGAGCTAAAGGGAGTAAAAGTCGTTGCAAGGAGAGCAGAAGGAAGAAGGTGTGAAAGGTGTTGGGTCTACAGTACGACTGTAGGCGAGGACAATGAGTACCCGGACGTTTGCAGAAGATGTGCAGAAGTTTTGAGGAATCTGGAGAAGTAGTTGTGTACTCTATAAAGGAGCTCCCAGAATCTGACAGGCCAAGGGAGAAGTTGGAGAGGTTAGGGGCTGAAAACCTCTCCGACTCGGAGCTCCTTGCAATTATCCTTAGAACAGGAACATTTGGAAAGAACGCCTTAGACCTTTCAAGGGAACTCATAAAAGAGTTTGGGGGATTGAGCAACCTCTCGGAAGCCTCCCTAAGCGAACTGATGAGGATAAAGGGTTTAGGAAGGGCAAAGGCAGTTACACTTTCAGCACTTTTTGAGCTATGTAGAAGGATAAGGAGTCAAAAGTTTGACAGGAAAATATCCTCTCCGGAGGATGCTTTCATACTCCTCAATCCGGTGTTTTCTGAAAGGAAAACGGAACACTTTGGAATTGTAACTCTCAACAGGAAGGGAGCGGTAATAAACATTCACACGGTTTCGGTGGGAGGTTCGGGAAAGGTTGCCGTTGAGCCAAAGGAGGTCTTCAGACCTGCAATAAAGGACCTGGCAGAAGCCGTAATTCTCTTTCACAACCACCCATCCGGTGACCCAAAGCCAAGCAGAGAGGACATAGAAGTAACTAAGAAACTCTTAGAAGTGGGAAATTTAATTGGAATAGAGGTCTTAGACCACATAATTTTAGGAAGGGAGAGATTCTTCAGCTTTAAAGGAGAAGGTCTTGTTTAGAAGAGAGCTCCTTAAAAAGTTCTGGGATAGGAAAGTCCTTGTAATTGGTGATTTTATGTTGGACGAGTACATAGAAGGAAAGGTAGAGAGAATCTCTCCTGAAGCCCCTGTTCCGATAGTTGAGGCAAGGGAGACAACCTTCAGACCAGGAGGAGCTGCAAACGTAGCTGTAAATGTTAGGAGCTTGGGAGGGAGTGTAACGGTCCTTGGAGTTGTTGGAAATGACGAAGGGGGAGAGAGGTTAAGGAAAATCCTAAGTGGGAAGGGTATCAATACAGAACTCCTTTTGGAGGATACCTCAAGGCCAACAACCAGAAAAACGAGGATAATCTCGGGCTCTCAACAACTTCTAAGGGTTGACTGGGAGAGTAAGAACTACATATCTGAGAAACTGAGAAAGGAACTTCTTACCTACCTTTTGGAAAACTACAGAGACTTTGATGTTATCGTTATCTCAGACTACGGAAAGGGGGTTGTAACAAAAGAGCTCTTTGAAATAACCGGAGAAATTAGAAGAAAAACTCCCGTATTTTTAGACCCAAAGGAGAGGAACTTTCCGATTTACAGGAACGTAACGGCAATGACACCGAACATAAAGGAAACCTTCCAAGCAGTTGGAATTAAACCGATTTCTGACGAGGATGCAGAAAGAGCTGGTAAAAAGCTGATAGAGAGGTTTAATTTAGAGTATGCAGTAGTAACGAGAAGCGAAAGGGGAATTTCAATAGTTACAGGGAAAGAGGTAAAACACATACCGACAAGGGCCAAGCAGGTATTTGACGTAACGGGAGCCGGCGATACCGTAATCGCCTCATTCTCACTGGCAGTTGCAGCGGGAGCTCTCCCGTTTGAGGCGGGAGAAATTGCAAATTTAGCAGCAGGAATTGTCGTTGGAAAGCTCGGAACAGCAACAGTTACAGTGGAAGAAATAGAAGAGGCATTAAATGCTCTGCAGAATCTGTAAGTCAAAGGGTGAAAGAAAAAAGGCCGTTGTATACATAAGACACCACAGACTTGCCCTGTGTAAGGAGCACTTCTTAGAGTGGTTTGAGAGGCAGGTTCAAAGGACTGTAAAAAAGTTCAAAATGTTTAACAAAAACGAGAAGGTTTTAGTTGCAGTTTCTGGGGGAAAGGACAGTCTCTCACTCTGGTATGTTTTGAACAAATTGGGTTACGAAACGTACGGATTCCACGTAAGTTTAGGGATTAAAGGGTGGGAGTACTCAAAAAAATCACTGGAAGTCTGTAAAAAGTTCTCAGAGAGGATAAATCGCCCGTTAATAGTTTTCGACCTTAAGAAGGAGTTTGGTTATTCAATTGAGGAAATAGCAAAAGGAGTTGGAAGGAAGGATGTCTGTTCTGTATGTGGAACCTTCAAAAGGTATTTAATGAACAGGGTAGCCATAAAGGAGGGATTTAAGGTTGTTGCAACGGGGCACAACTTGGACGACGAGTCTGCCCTGCTCCTATCAAACACCATGAGGTGGGAGGTTGGTTACTTAGGAAGGCAGTACCCTGTACTTCCCGAGTTTGGAGGATTTGCAAGGAAGGTTAAACCTTTCTGTTTTTTAACGGAGAAGGAGATTGTCAGCTATGCAATACTGAACGAAATCAAGTACATGGAAACGGGATGTCCGAACGCCAAGGAAGCAACTTCGGCAGTTTACAAGAGAGCTCTTGCAATGTTGGAACACGAAATGCCTGGAACGAAACTCAGGTTCTACAAGGAGTTTTTAGAAAGGGCAAGACCTATCTTTGAGAGAGAGTTGAAGGAGAATTTGGAGCTCAACGAGTGTGAGGTCTGCGGTATGCCAACAACAGCTCCTGTCTGTTCAGTTTGCAGAACGTTAGAGAGGTTAAAAGGTAGATGCTGAGGGTTGGAAAGATAGAGTACTTGAACACAGTTCCCGTTTACTACGGCTTTATAAAGGGAGTTGTTAAGTGTAAAGAAGTTGAATTTGTGGAGGACGTTCCCTCTGAGCTCAACAGACTTCTCCGAGAGGGCTTCTTGGATGTATCGGTGGTATCCTCGTACGAGTACATAACAAACTGGGACAAGTACTTAGTCCTTCCAGACCTGTCAATTTCCGCATACAGGAAGGTTAAAAGCGTTCTCTTCTTTTCAAAAGTACCGATTCACCAGCTCCACAGGAAGGATGTCTGGATTACAAGGAGCTCCATGACCTCAAGGGAGCTTTTAAAGTACCTTCTGAAAAACGTTTACGGTGTTGAGCCTAACTTCTACTACTACTCAATGAAGGAAG
The DNA window shown above is from Balnearium lithotrophicum and carries:
- the radC gene encoding RadC family protein, which translates into the protein MCRSFEESGEVVVYSIKELPESDRPREKLERLGAENLSDSELLAIILRTGTFGKNALDLSRELIKEFGGLSNLSEASLSELMRIKGLGRAKAVTLSALFELCRRIRSQKFDRKISSPEDAFILLNPVFSERKTEHFGIVTLNRKGAVINIHTVSVGGSGKVAVEPKEVFRPAIKDLAEAVILFHNHPSGDPKPSREDIEVTKKLLEVGNLIGIEVLDHIILGRERFFSFKGEGLV
- the rfaE1 gene encoding D-glycero-beta-D-manno-heptose-7-phosphate kinase — protein: MFRRELLKKFWDRKVLVIGDFMLDEYIEGKVERISPEAPVPIVEARETTFRPGGAANVAVNVRSLGGSVTVLGVVGNDEGGERLRKILSGKGINTELLLEDTSRPTTRKTRIISGSQQLLRVDWESKNYISEKLRKELLTYLLENYRDFDVIVISDYGKGVVTKELFEITGEIRRKTPVFLDPKERNFPIYRNVTAMTPNIKETFQAVGIKPISDEDAERAGKKLIERFNLEYAVVTRSERGISIVTGKEVKHIPTRAKQVFDVTGAGDTVIASFSLAVAAGALPFEAGEIANLAAGIVVGKLGTATVTVEEIEEALNALQNL
- a CDS encoding TIGR00269 family protein, with translation MLCRICKSKGERKKAVVYIRHHRLALCKEHFLEWFERQVQRTVKKFKMFNKNEKVLVAVSGGKDSLSLWYVLNKLGYETYGFHVSLGIKGWEYSKKSLEVCKKFSERINRPLIVFDLKKEFGYSIEEIAKGVGRKDVCSVCGTFKRYLMNRVAIKEGFKVVATGHNLDDESALLLSNTMRWEVGYLGRQYPVLPEFGGFARKVKPFCFLTEKEIVSYAILNEIKYMETGCPNAKEATSAVYKRALAMLEHEMPGTKLRFYKEFLERARPIFERELKENLELNECEVCGMPTTAPVCSVCRTLERLKGRC